From a single Streptomyces misionensis genomic region:
- a CDS encoding VOC family protein — translation MTDSPLQINALIVDAADPERLAAFWSELLGRPVVGRTGPYVWLRRENGLGLGFQRTGEPKSAKNRMHFDVTSPDPAAEQQRVEALGGRRVEGYDDGGFLVMADPEGNEFCVIPDGPFELDDEGRADYLR, via the coding sequence ATGACCGACTCACCTCTGCAGATCAATGCCCTCATCGTCGATGCCGCCGACCCCGAGCGGCTTGCCGCGTTCTGGTCCGAGTTGCTCGGCCGGCCGGTCGTGGGCCGCACGGGGCCCTACGTGTGGCTGCGGCGCGAGAACGGCCTGGGCCTGGGCTTCCAGCGGACCGGCGAGCCCAAGTCCGCGAAGAACCGCATGCACTTCGACGTCACCTCACCCGACCCGGCCGCGGAGCAGCAGCGCGTCGAGGCGCTCGGCGGACGCCGGGTGGAGGGGTACGACGACGGCGGGTTCCTGGTGATGGCGGATCCCGAGGGCAACGAGTTCTGCGTCATCCCCGACGGCCCCTTCGAACTCGACGACGAGGGGCGCGCGGACTACCTCCGCTGA
- a CDS encoding PhzF family phenazine biosynthesis protein: MRIRIVDAFTDRPFAGNPAGVLLLDDVFPADDWLQNVAMEVNHAETAFTHRLPAGGEADWALRWFTPVAEVAMCGHATLATAHVLHTTGAHEGPVRFATRSGVLIATPAGDGSITLDFPTAPLTPVEVPQGVAGALGAEPVAAFDTGPNVGDLLVELADEKTVLGLAPDHKALGSYSTRGIIATARAEDPSLGYDFVSRCFFPNVGIDEDPVTGSAHTALAPHWSARLGRDDLTGLQASRRTGLVRTGLRGDRTLLTGRAVTVIEGDLHA, from the coding sequence ATGCGCATTCGAATCGTGGACGCCTTCACCGACCGGCCCTTCGCGGGCAACCCCGCGGGCGTACTGCTCCTGGACGACGTCTTCCCGGCCGACGACTGGCTCCAGAACGTCGCCATGGAGGTCAATCACGCCGAGACGGCGTTCACCCACCGGCTCCCGGCGGGCGGCGAGGCGGACTGGGCGCTGCGCTGGTTCACGCCCGTCGCCGAGGTCGCGATGTGCGGGCACGCCACGCTGGCCACCGCGCACGTCCTGCACACCACCGGGGCCCACGAGGGTCCGGTGCGGTTCGCCACCCGCAGCGGCGTGCTGATCGCCACCCCGGCCGGGGACGGTTCGATCACCCTCGACTTCCCCACCGCCCCGCTCACCCCGGTCGAGGTGCCGCAAGGGGTCGCCGGGGCGCTGGGCGCGGAGCCGGTCGCCGCGTTCGACACCGGCCCGAACGTCGGCGACCTGCTGGTGGAGCTGGCCGACGAGAAGACGGTCCTCGGTCTCGCCCCCGACCACAAGGCGCTCGGCAGCTACTCCACCCGCGGCATCATCGCCACCGCACGGGCCGAAGACCCGTCACTGGGCTACGACTTCGTCTCCCGCTGCTTCTTCCCGAACGTCGGCATCGACGAGGACCCGGTCACCGGCAGCGCGCACACCGCGCTCGCCCCGCACTGGTCCGCCCGCCTCGGCCGCGACGACCTCACCGGCCTCCAGGCATCCCGCCGCACCGGACTGGTGCGCACCGGGCTACGCGGCGACCGGACCCTGCTCACCGGCCGCGCGGTCACGGTCATCGAGGGCGACCTGCACGCCTGA
- a CDS encoding CPBP family intramembrane glutamic endopeptidase, translated as MQVEAEPGVDRGVPQRGAGRILRDETILVLALSLGASGVSALISFIGSVTRPGGLKDQAATLNASAAPGRPWLDLAWQLFGIATALVPVALVAHLLIREGRSLRTLGFDRTRPGPDLLRGAAVAAVIGSTGIAFYLAARGLGFNLTVVPEALPSVWWKYPVLILSAVQNAVLEEVIVVGYLLRRLGQLGWTTGAALVASAVLRGSYHLYQGIGGFLGNLVMGVVFVWLYRRWRRVGPLVVAHSLLDIGAFVGYALLAGRVGWLPTA; from the coding sequence GTGCAGGTGGAGGCTGAGCCGGGAGTCGACCGCGGGGTGCCGCAGCGCGGGGCCGGGCGGATCCTGCGGGACGAGACGATCCTCGTGCTCGCGCTGTCGCTCGGCGCGAGCGGGGTCTCCGCGCTGATCAGCTTCATCGGCTCGGTCACCAGACCGGGCGGCCTGAAGGACCAGGCCGCCACCCTCAACGCCTCGGCCGCGCCGGGCCGCCCCTGGCTCGACCTCGCCTGGCAGCTGTTCGGCATCGCCACCGCCCTGGTCCCGGTGGCCCTGGTCGCCCACCTCCTGATCCGCGAGGGCAGGAGCCTGCGCACCCTGGGCTTCGACCGCACCCGACCCGGCCCCGACCTCCTCCGCGGCGCCGCGGTCGCGGCCGTGATCGGCAGCACCGGCATCGCCTTCTACCTGGCCGCCCGCGGCCTCGGCTTCAATCTCACCGTCGTGCCCGAGGCACTGCCGTCCGTGTGGTGGAAGTACCCGGTGCTGATCCTGTCCGCGGTGCAGAACGCCGTACTCGAAGAGGTCATCGTCGTCGGCTATCTGCTGCGCCGGCTCGGTCAGTTGGGCTGGACCACCGGGGCCGCGCTGGTGGCCAGCGCGGTCCTGCGCGGCTCGTACCACCTCTACCAGGGCATCGGCGGCTTCCTCGGCAACCTGGTCATGGGCGTGGTGTTCGTCTGGCTGTACCGCCGCTGGCGCCGGGTCGGCCCGCTGGTCGTCGCCCATTCGCTGCTCGACATCGGCGCGTTCGTCGGCTACGCCCTGCTCGCGGGCAGGGTGGGCTGGCTGCCGACGGCCTGA
- a CDS encoding glutamate--cysteine ligase, protein MGEKVVAGQFDLSDRQRYREKLQKCLTGLERLLVEKRFDRPKNLMGVEIELNLAGPDGMPKMLNGQVLERIASRDFQTELAMFNLEVNIAPHRLGGRVFDRLAEELRTSLAYADRKATEVDAGIVMIGILPTLDRDDLVSSNLSEVDRYTLLNDQIVAARGEDFRLDIEGVEHLRCTSKSIVPEAACTSVQLHLQVTPDRFADVWNAAQAASAAQIAVGANSPFLFGHELWRESRPPLFLQSTDTRPPELQAQGVRPRTWFGERWITSAYDLFEENLRYFPALLPIRDDEEPLKVIEAGGTPKLAELVLHNGTIYRWNRPVYGVADGVPHLRVENRVLPAGPTITDVIANAAFYYGLVRALAEESRPVWTRLPFAAAEANFDAACRYGIDARFVWPRRGRYGGTGEVDAVTLVRDEMLPLAAAGLDAWGVEPADRDLYLGAIEERCRRRVNGASWQAATFHRALEQGMSRDAALAATTRRYAELMHVGEPVHMWPVGLPEPVPLG, encoded by the coding sequence ATGGGGGAGAAGGTCGTGGCAGGGCAGTTCGACCTGTCCGATCGCCAGCGCTACCGCGAAAAGCTCCAGAAGTGCCTGACGGGGCTGGAGCGGCTGCTGGTCGAGAAGCGATTCGACCGCCCGAAGAACCTCATGGGCGTGGAGATCGAATTGAATCTCGCCGGTCCCGACGGCATGCCGAAAATGTTGAACGGCCAAGTGCTCGAACGGATCGCGAGCCGTGACTTCCAAACGGAACTCGCGATGTTCAATCTGGAGGTGAACATCGCGCCGCACCGGCTGGGCGGCCGGGTCTTCGACCGGCTCGCCGAGGAGCTGCGCACCTCGCTCGCCTATGCCGACCGCAAGGCCACGGAGGTCGACGCGGGCATCGTGATGATCGGCATCCTGCCCACCCTGGACCGGGACGACCTGGTCTCCTCGAACCTCTCCGAGGTCGACCGCTACACCCTGCTCAACGACCAGATCGTGGCCGCCCGCGGGGAGGACTTCCGGCTCGACATCGAGGGTGTGGAGCATCTGCGCTGCACCTCCAAGTCCATCGTCCCGGAGGCCGCCTGCACCTCCGTGCAGCTGCACCTCCAGGTCACCCCGGACCGGTTCGCCGACGTGTGGAACGCGGCGCAGGCGGCGAGCGCCGCGCAGATCGCCGTGGGCGCGAACTCGCCGTTCCTGTTCGGGCACGAGCTGTGGCGCGAGTCCCGGCCCCCGCTCTTCCTCCAGTCCACCGACACCCGGCCGCCCGAACTCCAGGCGCAGGGCGTACGGCCGCGCACCTGGTTCGGCGAGCGGTGGATCACCTCGGCGTACGACCTGTTCGAGGAGAACCTGCGCTACTTCCCGGCGCTGCTGCCGATCCGCGACGACGAGGAACCGCTTAAGGTCATCGAGGCCGGGGGCACACCGAAGCTGGCGGAGCTGGTCCTGCACAACGGCACCATCTACCGGTGGAACCGGCCGGTGTACGGCGTCGCGGACGGCGTGCCGCACCTGCGGGTGGAGAACCGGGTGCTGCCGGCCGGGCCGACCATCACCGACGTGATCGCCAACGCGGCGTTCTACTACGGCCTGGTGCGTGCCCTCGCCGAGGAGTCGCGGCCGGTGTGGACGCGGCTGCCGTTCGCCGCGGCCGAGGCCAACTTCGACGCGGCGTGCCGCTACGGCATCGACGCGCGCTTCGTCTGGCCGCGCCGGGGCCGGTACGGCGGCACGGGCGAGGTCGACGCGGTCACCCTGGTCCGCGACGAGATGCTGCCGCTGGCCGCCGCGGGGCTGGACGCGTGGGGCGTCGAGCCCGCCGACCGCGACCTCTACCTCGGTGCCATCGAGGAACGCTGCCGGCGCCGGGTCAACGGCGCGTCCTGGCAGGCGGCCACCTTCCACCGCGCGCTGGAGCAGGGCATGTCCCGCGACGCCGCCCTCGCCGCGACGACGCGCCGCTACGCCGAGCTGATGCACGTGGGGGAGCCGGTGCACATGTGGCCGGTGGGGCTGCCGGAGCCGGTGCCGCTGGGGTGA
- a CDS encoding DUF5999 family protein: MCKHQPPCPPAESADRESARLVAHHPEQGWSLLCNGVLLFEDTGELLPDGRVIAPHRPLGAGEVMTAA; the protein is encoded by the coding sequence ATGTGCAAGCACCAGCCACCGTGCCCGCCGGCCGAGTCCGCCGACCGGGAGTCCGCCCGCCTCGTGGCGCACCACCCGGAACAGGGCTGGAGTCTGCTGTGCAACGGCGTCCTGCTCTTCGAGGACACCGGTGAGCTGCTGCCCGACGGCCGCGTCATCGCCCCGCACCGCCCGCTCGGCGCGGGCGAGGTGATGACGGCCGCCTGA